Proteins co-encoded in one Cricetulus griseus strain 17A/GY chromosome 1 unlocalized genomic scaffold, alternate assembly CriGri-PICRH-1.0 chr1_1, whole genome shotgun sequence genomic window:
- the LOC118239655 gene encoding MLV-related proviral Env polyprotein-like translates to MDRTPHSKSFKDKTLSYTLLLIGCLFTPHVATNPHRVYNITWKIANLGTGEIANLSTYIGTLHDGFPPLYVDLCDLVGSDWDPSDQEPFPGYGCHHPGGRIGTRSKDFYVCPGHRPTHDCGGPQEGYCASWGCETTGEAYWKPSSSWDFITLKRREIPGYAGKGPWRCGQRACGPCYDSAGGGGFQGATPGGKCNPLILRFTDAGKRTTWDSPKVWGLRLHRAGKDPVTLFSLYRQITPLSQQSVGPNTVIADQRAPTQFQVPEPPTVPKAITPTPDAVIFSPTPDALNIELTRDPPGTGDRLLQLIQGVYQALNFSDPNKTQECWLCLVSRPPYYEGVAILGNYSNQTSAPTSCGAAMQHKLTISEVSGKGLCIGRIPPSHQELCNQVEPLSQDSRYLVAPYGTYWACSTGLTPCVSTTVLNTTIDFCILIELWPKVTYHQPEYVYSVLGKSTRYKREPISLTVALLLGGITVGGIAAGIGTGTVALQGINHFKLLQQAMHTDIQVLEESVSALEKSLTSLSEVVLQNRRGLDLLFLQEGGLCAALKEECCFYADHTGIVRDSMAKLRERLKQRQQLFESQQGWFEGWFTKSPWITTLVSTLMGPLIILLLILILGPCILNKITQFIRERLSAIQTLVLTQQYHQLKQIDPEYPETSE, encoded by the coding sequence ATGGACCGCACACCGCACTCAAAATCCTTTAAAGATAAGACTCTCTCGTACACCCTCCTGTTGATTGGTTGTCTGTTTACCCCCCATGTAGCAACTAACCCCCACAGGGTTTATAATATCACCTGGAAAATAGCCAATCTAGGGACCGGGGAAATAGCCAACCTCAGCACTTATATAGGGACTCTACATGATGGGTTCCCTCCTCTCTATGTCGACCTATGTGACTTAGTAGGGTCTGATTGGGATCCCTCTGACCAGGAACCATTCCCAGGGTACGGATGCCACCACCCTGGGGGAAGGATAGGGACAAGAAGCAAGGATTTTTATGTTTGTCCTGGCCATAGACCAACTCATGACTGCGGGGGGCCACAGGAAGGGTACTGTGCAAGCTGGGGATGTGAAACCACAGGGGAGGCTTACTGGAAACCCTCTTCCTCTTGGGATTTCATCACTCTCAAACGGAGGGAGATCCCAGGGTACGCAGGGAAAGGACCATGGAGATGTGGGCAAAGAGCCTGCGGACCCTGTTATGATAGTGCCGGAGGGGGAGGTTTTCAAGGCGCCACCCCCGGAGGAAAATGCAACCCTCTCATCCTAAGGTTCACAGATGCTGGAAAAAGGACTACTTGGGATAGTCCTAAAGTCTGGGGACTCCGGCTGCACCGAGCAGGGAAAGATCCGGTGACCTTATTCTCCCTGTACAGACAAATTACTCCCCTAAGCCAACAATCAGTCGGGCCAAACACAGTAATAGCGGACCAGAGGGCCCCAACCCAATTCCAAGTCCCTGAACCCCCTACCGTTCCTAAAGCTATCACTCCTACCCCAGATGCTGTcatcttctcccccaccccagatgCCCTAAACATCGAGTTAACCAGAGACCCTCCAGGTACCGGAGATAGATTATTACAATTAATCCAAGGAGTTTACCAAGCCTTAAATTTTTCAGACCCCAACAAGACTCAGGAATGCTGGTTATGCCTAGTTTCCCGGCCCCCATATTATGAAGGCGTGGCAATACTGGGCAACTACTCCAACCAGACCTCAGCACCTACCAGTTGTGGAGCTGCTATGCAGCACAAGCTCACAATATCTGAGGTCTCAGGAAAGGGGCTATGCATAGGCAGGATCCCTCCCTCACATCAAGAATTATGTAACCAAGTAGAGCCATTATCTCAGGACAGCCGATACCTTGTTGCCCCTTATGGAACTTATTGGGCTTGCAGTACTGGGTTGACTCCCTGTGTCTCTACCACTGTTCTCAACACCAccattgatttttgtatattgatagaACTTTGGCCCAAAGTCACATACCACCAACCTGAATATGTTTACAGCGTACTAGGGAAATCAACCCGATATAAGAGGGAGCCAATATCCCTTACCGTGGCCCTATTATTAGGAGGAATAACAGTGGGGGGCATAGCAGCCGGCATAGGGACCGGAACCGTTGCCCTACAGGGAATTAATCATTTTAAGCTTCTACAACAAGCCATGCACACGGACATCCAGGTACTGGAAGAGTCAGTCAGTGCACTCGAAAAATCCTTAACATCACTCTCTGAGGTGGTCCTGCAGAACAGACGAggattagatttattatttttacaggaAGGGGGGCTATGTGCTGCCCTCAAGGAAGAATGCTGCTTTTATGCAGATCATACAGGAATAGTAAGGGATAGCATGGCCAAACTTAGGGAAAGGCTAAAACAGAGGCAACAGCTATTTGAGTCTCAACAAGGATGGTTCGAAGGATGGTTCACTAAGTCCCCCTGGATCACTACTCTGGTATCTACTCTCATGGGACCTCTGATTATTCTATTATTAATCCTTATACTTGGTCCCTGCATTCTGAACAAGATAACTCAATTCATTAGAGAACGATTATCTGCCATACAAACCTTAGTTTTAACTCAACAATACCACCAGCTAAAGCAGATAGATCCAGAATATCCAGAGACCTCTGAATGA